The following are encoded in a window of Anopheles gambiae chromosome X, idAnoGambNW_F1_1, whole genome shotgun sequence genomic DNA:
- the LOC5666774 gene encoding titin isoform X2, translated as MPLYSELYHNFVGNTPIIPSPMVSVGSSTYSPPTYVGVSRAFPNPLSVAGSRTAPSFARGYVPKLTPITETPLTSTRIAALGRVSSPKFLAGAGHHHSHHTHGHTGSPTYQKPRRIINTADIDVSASKYAGSARSPALHTTTTIAASVSHRASSSPTSYTGRAGSPPDHPLIGTSGGVTNTTTTINLAEMERPSLSARDQELSERSEQRRARSTINRNRTVVRLNTIRARSKSRGSRGSTEGRDRHALPDAPTTEPTFDEEMLLLELPAVRPGGTTSSWRDNFRDELSLRPRTRTEPSKSPGELLLEKHLIRDGEPGTVEPYPPTIRSPVMKRRGTIRRKSAVKIPSFHEICADISSDKLDDDLNAGELRRRASQLIEDELLQFQEELKKAAGGAATLAPDTLEERLKEALEQQLAQDSGVEVAEKRKLKKIKRTRTKVLPVASVAGADVEAPPEPKREEEEAVVVVENAVAPRIVAELESIEECTVFKLPKKKKKQPDEGGPATGPGGARKDVPEVQVVIRDQPEPNGAQGPSKQASTAGASEATVDGAGPVDATTPRKTAKTGIKTYVRKKTVEALPEPVQVETVKLVAEPEGKVKVEPTSNGLAKSIEMPPLQKIQAMDRSVDMGEKPAAKKQSDIPAKLGDDKSSEEVKRCVEGSSVTTVDSSQAKLPERKVPTTEAIKLVTSEKQEVTPKQTAQSIEVKKMPSSDPPIPKQPESLANLAKKPTMPLQTDGKVPRTTTEALKLVNNAKQEVAPKQAAQLPEVKKIPPSEPPSPKQPESPASLAKKLATLVQPDSKTSATVTPTIARTDQQPTNESISKLSQPTKPKLEQLPAEPANKSPLTKPKLDETPAKLAPAKLGLVRKKPTDLKRSTDEVDFWSTIGTRETVSFARRKQQLVALRSTEEEESPPASPSQPYQGMPGSPKVGLVGRSKLQEAQLVGSPKSPTEGKSVFTLPDPKAAEESAMLKGGLAAGSKPLDAKLVPIPEPLVPKAPTTTPPETPKLKPKLNSSLTLDETAQKVKLPEEKTVLESVPTKAKPCTLPGASSSKETSEPIAPKAEVPTVAEASATNAKASAVPEPTSPKVKVSATPEPTSPKANVPTVPEATSTKAKQSIVPETTNTKPKVTTVPEPSSPKAKQPTAPEPSSPKAKQPAAQEPSSVKAKVPTVPEPVSPNTKQPTVSEPTSPKAKQATIPEPFLPKAKVPTAPEPISPKAKIPTVPAPTSPKSKQPAVPEPTSPKSKQPSDAEPSSPKTKQSTLPDKPLSKVSLAKVPGGQDAIPIAPLDTKKLSPKELIKAIAPNIAAAAEKRLAQEKTKPKEPKPEPIGPTTSPTGTTVPVTTTATAGPTTDGKQPDEPPTKKVIAKKVVKVVKTKVTAGSKPKPEPEADVQAEREQEQRRLAQQQQQQQQNLERMKTKLNQITLNMGVKGMEVEVKECQKCQSAIVYEALPVPAAIVTTPKMTPAPPSATSKQPSANGAKLTKNKFGTLANLSDLSAVDGRDRHTTQAVQSKQKPQTPTEQQQQQQKVFLSSSDEENGEAAKQRPAAGVSVGARVANDSASETSFSGVEDDWSSEEEDDEDDEMANDKPEKKKPFDPTKRVKLNFEQMRKCYSKEEKSPIVLVARPRPLWKVKRHGHRHNRKADLTSSSSSGSGSSSCSEDESTSTSTTTSSGATTSTTGRTSSEAVSTMDGATSDIATDSSVNSSTGGKQGKGAKGAQAKGKGAKGKPDPFGDIYDNPMVIPLHAEPRTSSRKSGGSFVAPLRDENNNTPADLDEDERARSIGAGHEVRSASTSSHDSGFYGGGTAPISPKKALETSYTYAQFQKTGKLTAPATVIPRFRKYNVDDFHFLTVLGKGSFGKVFLAELKNSDYYYAIKCLKKDVVLEDDDVDCTLIERKVLALGTKHPFLCHLFCTFQTDSHLFFVMEYLNGGDLMFHIQQSGRFPEARARFYAAEIVSGLKFLHRKGIVYRDLKLDNVLLDYDGHVRIADFGMCKLEIYLDKLADSFCGTPDYMAPEIIKGQKYNQAVDWWSFGVLVYEMLVGQSPFSGCDEDELFWSICNEIPWFPHYLSKEALRLLQSLLEKDASIRLGVLNTMDEESDIKYHPFFNSIIWDKLERRAVEPPFKPQVRHPLDTQYFDKQFTRERARLTPIDRNILASMDQAQFEGFTYTNPNNTLTQDNARLYMLLRSRYD; from the exons ATGCCACTGTACTCGGAGCTGTACCACAACTTCGTCGGCAACACGCCGATCATCCCGTCGCCGATGGTGTCGGTCGGTTCGTCCACCTACAGCCCGCCGACCTACGTCGGTGTGTCGCGGGCATTCCCGAATCCGCTGTCGGTGGCCGGGTCCCGCACCGCCCCCTCCTTTGCCCGCGGCTACGTCCCGAAGCTGACACCGATCACGGAGACGCCGCTGACCAGCACCCGCATCGCGGCGCTGGGGCGCGTCAGCTCGCCCAAGTTCCTGGCGGGGGCGGGCCATCACCACTCCCATCACACCCACGGGCATACGGGCTCGCCCACCTACCAGAAGCCGCGACGCATCATCAACACGGCCGACATAGACGTGTCCGCGTCGAAGTATGCGGGCAGTGCGCGCAGTCCCGCcctgcacaccaccaccactatcgCCGCCTCCGTCAGCCACCGGGCGAGCTCGTCACCGACCAGCTACACCGGCCGGGCCGGCAGTCCACCCGACCACCCACTGATTGGCACCAGCGGTGGCGttaccaacaccaccaccacgatcaACCTGGCGGAGATGGAGCGGCCCTCACTGTCCGCGCGGGACCAGGAGCTGAGCGAGCGGAGCGAGCAGCGGCGCGCCCGCTCCACCATCAACCGGAACCGCACGGTCGTGCGGCTGAACACGATCCGGGCGCGCAGCAAGTCGCGAGGCAGCCGGGGCAGTACCGAGGGCCGGGACCGGCACGCCCTCCCCGACGCACCGACGACCGAGCCGACGTTCGACGaggagatgctgctgctggagctgccGGCGGTACggcccggcggcaccacctcCTCCTGGCGGGACAACTTCCGGGACGAGCTGTCGCTGCGGCCGCGCACCCGCACCGAGCCGAGCAAGTCCCCCggcgagctgctgctcgagaAGCATCTCATCCGGGACGGCGAGCCGGGCACGGTCGAGCCCTACCCGCCGACCATCCGGTCCCCGGTGATGAAGCGGCGTGGCACGATCCGGCGCAAGAGCGCGGTGAAGATACCGAGCTTTCACGAGATCTGCGCCGACATCAGCTCGGACAAGCTGGACGACGATCTGAATGCGGGCGAACTGCGACGCCGCGCCTCCCAGCTAATCGAGGACGAGCTGCTCCAGTTCCAGGAGGAGCTGAAGAAGGCGGCCGGCGGAGCGGCCACCCTAGCGCCCGACACGCTCGAGGAGCGGCTGAAGGAGGcgctcgagcagcagctcgccCAGGACTCGGGCGTGGAGGTGGCGGAAAAGCGCAAACTGAAGAAGATCAAGCGCACCCGAACGAAGGTGCTGCCGGTGGCTTCGGTGGCAGGGGCGGATGTGGAGGCCCCGCCAGAACCGAagagggaggaggaggaagcggTGGTGGTCGTGGAGAATGCGGTAGCGCCGCGAATCGTAGCCGAGCTGGAATCAATCGAGGAGTGCACCGTGTTCAAGCtgccgaagaagaagaaaaagcaaccGGACGAGGGCGGTCCGGCCACCGGTCCCGGCGGGGCGCGGAAGGACGTGCCAGAGGTGCAGGTCGTCATACGGGACCAGCCGGAACCGAACGGAGCGCAGGGCCCGTCGAAGCAGGCTTCGACGGCCGGCGCCAGTGAGGCAACTGTCGACGGGGCGGGCCCTGTTGATGCGACGACACCGCGCAAAACGGCCAAAACCGGCATCAAGACGTACGTGCGGAAGAAAACGGTTGAAGCACTGCCGGAACCGGTGCAGGTGGAGACGGTGAAGCTCGTGGCAGAGCCGGAAGGGAAAGTTAAGGTAGAGCCGACGTCGAACGGGCTGGCGAAATCCATCGAGATGCCACCCCTTCAGAAGATCCAGGCAATGGACCGGTCCGTTGATATGGGTGAAAAGCCGGCAGCGAAGAAACAGTCAGACATCCCGGCGAAACTGGGCGATGACAAGAGCTCCGAGGAGGTGAAACGATGTGTTGAAGGATCTTCTGTCACCACTGTCGATAGTAGCCAAGCAAAGCTACCGGAACGGAAGGTCCCAACTACTGAGGCAATCAAGCTGGTGACCAGTGAGAAGCAAGAAGTGACGCCGAAACAAACAGCTCAATCAATAGAGGTTAAAAAGATGCCATCCAGTGATCCTCCGATTCCAAAGCAGCCTGAATCACTCGCAAACCTTGCCAAGAAACCGACAATGCCTTTGCAAACAGATGGCAAGGTTCCACGCACAACTACCGAGGCATTGAAGCTCGTGAACAATGCGAAGCAAGAGGTGGCACCGAAACAGGCAGCTCAATTACCAGAAGTTAAAAAGATACCACCGAGTGAACCTCCGAGTCCAAAGCAACCCGAATCTCCTGCAAGCTTGGCGAAGAAACTGGCGACGTTGGTGCAACCAGACAGCAAGACATCAGCTACGGTGACTCCCACGATTGCTCGGACCGACCAACAGCCAACCAATGAATCAATCAGCAAGCTGAGtcaaccaaccaaacccaaACTAGAGCAACTGCCGGCAGAGCCGGCAAACAAGTCGCCACTTACCAAACCGAAGCTCGACGAAACCCCAGCAAAACTCGCACCGGCCAAACTGGGCCTGGTGCGCAAGAAGCCGACCGACCTGAAGCGGTCCACCGACGAGGTAGACTTTTGGAGCACGATCGGCACACGGGAGACGGTGTCGTTTGCACGCCGCAAGCAGCAGCTAGTAGCGCTTCGCTCGACCGAGGAAGAGGAATCACCGCCGGCATCGCCCAGCCAACCGTACCAAGGTATGCCGGGATCACCGAAGGTTGGGCTGGTTGGCAGATCCAAGCTGCAGGAAGCCCAACTGGTTGGAAGTCCCAAGAGCCCGACGGAGGGTAAAAGTGTGTTCACACTTCCCGACCCGAAAGCGGCTGAAGAGTCGGCAATGTTGAAGGGGGGTCTTGCGGCTGGATCTAAACCTCTGGATGCAAAGCTGGTACCGATACCGGAGCCGCTGGTTCCGAAGGCGCCCACTACGACGCCACCTGAGACGCCCAAACTCAAGCCGAAGCTTAACTCTTCCCTCACCCTGGACGAGACAGCGCAGAAAGTGAAGTTGCCGGAAGAGAAAACAGTTCTGGAGTCAGTACCGACCAAGGCTAAACCTTGCACACTTCCGGGAGCGTCTTCGTCGAAGGAGACATCTGAACCGATAGCTCCGAAAGCGGAAGTACCAACAGTTGCCGAAGCATCTGCAACAAACGCAAAAGCATCGGCTGTGCCAGAGCCAACATCACCCAAAGTGAAAGTATCAGCCACTCCAGAGCCTACATCGCCGAAAGCAAACGTACCAACAGTTCCAGAAGCTACATCAACAAAAGCGAAACAATCTATCGTGCCAGAGACAACtaacacaaaaccaaaagtAACAACAGTTCCGGAGCCTTCCTCGCCGAAAGCAAAGCAGCCTACTGCTCCGGAGCCTTCCTCGCCGAAAGCAAAGCAGCCTGCTGCTCAGGAGCCTTCTTCAGTGAAAGCAAAAGTGCCCACTGTTCCGGAGCCTGTTTCACCGAACACCAAACAACCCACCGTTTCGGAGCCTACATCTCCAAAAGCAAAGCAAGCTACTATTCCGGAGCCTTTCTTACCGAAAGCAAAGGTTCCTACTGCTCCGGAGCCTATTTCACCCAAAGCGAAAATACCGACAGTTCCGGCACCGACTTCACCCAAGTCAAAGCAACCCGCCGTTCCGGAACCTACTTCGCCCAAATCAAAACAACCGTCCGACGCCGAGCCTTCATCGCCGAAAACAAAGCAATCAACGCTCCCAGACAAACCGTTGTCCAAGGTTAGCCTCGCCAAAGTGCCTGGCGGGCAGGATGCAATCCCGATCGCTCCACTCGACACCAAGAAACTGTCCCCGAAGGAGCTGATCAAAGCAATCGCTCCCAACATTGCAGCCGCAGCCGAAAAGAGGCTGGCCCAGgagaaaaccaaacccaaAGAGCCAAAGCCCGAGCCGATCGGTCCCACCACCAGCCCGACTGGCACAACCGTGCCGGTGACTACCACGGCGACTGCTGGTCCGACCACCGATGGGAAGCAGCCGGACGAACCGCCGACGAAGAAAGTGATCGCCAAGAAGGTGGTGAAAGTGGTGAAAACGAAAGTAACGGCCGGTTCCAAGCCAAAGCCCGAACCGGAAGCGGATGTACAGGCCGAGCGCGAGCAGGAACAGCGTCGACtggctcagcagcagcaacaacaacagcagaatcTCGAGCGCATGAAGACGAAGCTCAACCAGATCACGCTCAACATGGGCGTCAAGGGGATGGAGGTGGAGGTGAAGGAATGCCAAAAATGCCAATCGGCGATAGTGTACGAGGCACTTCCGGTGCCGGCAGCCATCGTGACGACGCCGAAGATGACGCCCGCGCCACCGAGCGCAACGTCGAAGCAGCCGAGCGCAAACGGGGCGAAGCTGACGAAGAATAAATTCGGCACGCTAGCCAACCTGAGCGACCTATCAGCAGTGGACGGTCGCGATCGACACACCACACAAGCAGTGCAAAGCAAACAGAAACCACAGACACCCAcagagcaacagcagcagcagcagaaagtgTTCCTCTCGAGCAGTGACGAAGAGAACGGGGAAGCAGCGAAGCAGAGACCGGCCGCCGGTGTCAGTGTAGGAGCCCGCGTCGCGAACGACAGTGCCTCGGAGACCTCGTTCTCCGGCGTGGAAGACGACTGGTCATcagaggaggaggacgacgaggacgacgagatGGCGAACGATAAGccggagaagaagaagccgtTCGATCCGACCAAGCGCGTCAAGCTGAACTTCGAGCAGATGCGCAAGTGCTACTCCAAGGAGGAAAAGTCCCCGATCGTGCTGGTCGCCCGGCCCCGCCCGCTCTGGAAGGTGAAGCGGCACGGCCACCGGCACAACCGGAAGGCGGACctgaccagcagcagcagcagcggcagcggcagcagcagctgcagcgagGACGAAAGCACCAGCacctcgacgacgacgagcagCGGCGCGACGACCAGCACGACCGGCCGCACCTCGTCCGAGGCGGTGTCGACGATGGACGGTGCCACCTCGGACATTGCCACCGACAGCAGCGTCAACTCGAGCACCGGCGGCAAGCAGGGCAAGGGGGCGAAGGGCGCCCAGGCGAAGGGCAAGGGGGCCAAGGGCAAACCGGACCCGTTCGGGGACATCTACGACAACCCGATGGTGATACCGCTGCACGCGGAACCGCGCACCAGCAGCCGGAAGAGCGGCGGCTCGTTCGTGGCCCCGCTCCGGGACGAGAACAACAACACGCCGGCCGACCTGGACGAGGACGAGCGGGCCCGGTCGATCGGGGCCGGCCACGAGGTGCGCAGCGCCAGCACGAGCAGCCACGATTCCGGATTCTACGGCGGTGGCACCGCACCGATCAGCCCGAAGAAAGCGCTCG AGACGTCCTACACGTACGCCCAGTTCCAGAAGACGGGCAAGCTGACCGCACCCGCCACCGTGATACCGCGCTTCCGGAAGTACAACGTGGACGACTTCCACTTCCTCACCGTGCTGGGCAAGGGCAGCTTCGGCAAG GTGTTTCTGGCCGAGCTGAAAAACTCCGACTACTACTACGCGATCAAGTGCCTGAAGAAGGACGTCGTGCTGGAGGACGACGACGTCGACTGTACGCTGATCGAGCGGAAGGTGCTCGCCCTCGGCACCAAGCACCCGTTCCTGTGCCATCTCTTCTGCACCTTTCAGACGGAC AGTCATCTGTTCTTCGTGATGGAGTACCTGAACGGTGGCGACCTGATGTTCCACATCCAGCAGAGCGGCCGGTTTCCGGAGGCGCGGGCCCGCTTCTACGCCGCCGAGATCGTGTCCGGGCTGAAGTTTCTACACCGCAAGGGCATCGTCTATCG CGATCTGAAGCTGGACAACGTGCTGCTCGACTACGACGGGCACGTGCGGATAGCGGACTTTGGTATGTGCAAGCTCGAGATCTACCTAGACAAGCTGGCGGACAGTTTCTGCGGCACACCGGACTACATGGCACCCGAAATAATCAAA GGGCAAAAGTACAATCAAGCCGTCGACTGGTGGTCGTTCGGTGTGCTGGTGTACGAGATGCTCGTCGGCCAGTCGCCGTTCAGTGGCTGCGACGAGGACGAGCTGTTCTGGTCGATCTGCAACGAGATACCGTGGTTCCCGCACTATCTCTCCAAGGAGGCGTTGCGATTGCTCCAGTCG CTGCTGGAAAAGGACGCCTCGATACGGCTCGGTGTGCTCAACACGATGGACGAGGAGAGCGACATCAAGTATCACCCATTCTTCAATAGTATTATCTGGGACAAACTGGAGAGACGCGCCGTCGAACCGCCATTCAAGCCCCAAGTC cGACATCCACTCGATACGCAGTATTTCGACAAGCAGTTCACGCGGGAACGAGCGCGACTGACGCCCATCGACCGGAACATCCTTGCCTCGATGGATCAGGCCCAGTTCGAGGGCTTCACCTACACCAACCCAAACAACACGCTGAC cCAAGATAATGCAAGGCTTTATATGCTGCTGCGCAGCAGATACGATTAA